The DNA sequence CGTCGAAGAAGTCGCCGGAACGCAGGTGGCCGTCGCGGTCGCCGATGCCGGTGTCGACGGAGGCGATCTTCACGTCGATGGAGGCGGTGGAGCGGGACGGGTCGGCGCCGTCCAGGTGCAGGGCGCCCTCGTGGTCGGCGAAGGTGCCGCGCACGTTGGTGACCATCGCGTGGCGGACGGTGAAGCCGATGCTGCTGTGGGAGGCGTCGATGACGTAGTCACCGGTGAGCGCGGCGAGGGCCGGGTCCACGTCGAGGGTGGCGACGGCGGTCGTGGTGGCGGTGTCCTGCGTGCGGCGGTTGAAGAGACCCATGACTACTCCTTGGTGGGGGGTGCCGCTCGATGGCGGCGCTCGTTGAACTTTCAACAACAACGACGCTAGACCCATTCCGTTCAAATTTCAACCTCTTGACTCCTGTGTGTGGCTCAGCGGCGCCTCGGGGCGGCTTGGCGGGAGTTTTGTGAGAAACCAACAAAGGACCAAGGTCCTGCCTGGTGGGCTCGGCTGCACCCCCGGTGGTTCTGTCCGGGACGGACAGCGGAAGACACCCGACACTGTGTGGATTCGACGGAGGGTTTTTCCGGTCCGGCTTCGTAAGGTCATTAC is a window from the Streptomyces sp. NBC_01244 genome containing:
- a CDS encoding YceI family protein, coding for MGLFNRRTQDTATTTAVATLDVDPALAALTGDYVIDASHSSIGFTVRHAMVTNVRGTFADHEGALHLDGADPSRSTASIDVKIASVDTGIGDRDGHLRSGDFFDAETFPLMTFRSTEAQQLGGDKYRVTGELTIKDVTRPLAIDLEFGGAATDVYGNERVGFEGSAEILRSDWGLTWNAALETGGVMVSDKVKLTFDISAIKQA